DNA sequence from the Brevundimonas sp. NIBR10 genome:
GGCACCGGTGGCGCAATCACCGCGCCCATCTCGGCCAGGGCCGTCATGGTCCGCAGATGACCAAGGTGCAGAGGGGTCTCGCGCACCATCAGAACCAGCGGCCGTCGCTCCTTCAAGACCACATCAGCGGCGCGGGTCAGCAGGGTCGAGGTCACGCCGGTGGCGATCTCGCTCATGGTCCGGACCGAACAGGGTGCCACGATCATGCCCAGCGACCGGAACGAGCCCGAGGCGATGGTCGCGCCGACGTCGTTCAGCCGGTGCGACACGGTGGCGCGGCCCATAAGGTCGTCCGGGGTCAGATCGGTTTCCTGGGACAGGGTCAGCAGGGCCGCACGGGTGACGACCAGGTGGCTCTCGACGCCCAGATCGTTCAGAGCGTCCAGCACCCGCACGCCGTAAGTCACGCCGGACGCACCCGAAATTCCCACGACAAGGCGGGGCGGAAGGTTCCGTACGGCTCCGTTCACATCATGGTCCATATTGGCGCTCAGCCTGTCCCGGTCCGGAGCCCGTTAACACCCTGTTGTCGTCACGGACTCGTGATTCCACAGACCGGCGTTCCGGGCGCTCACTACCTGGTCCCTTAGACATGGAGGCGCAAGCCATGACCATCGAAGCTCGTATCCGCGAACTGGGAAACCGTCACCGTCTGCTGGATGAGACCATCCA
Encoded proteins:
- a CDS encoding UbiX family flavin prenyltransferase, whose protein sequence is MDHDVNGAVRNLPPRLVVGISGASGVTYGVRVLDALNDLGVESHLVVTRAALLTLSQETDLTPDDLMGRATVSHRLNDVGATIASGSFRSLGMIVAPCSVRTMSEIATGVTSTLLTRAADVVLKERRPLVLMVRETPLHLGHLRTMTALAEMGAVIAPPVPAFYANPTSIAEMVDQSVGRALDLFGLDWSAVRRWGGLKPSADAE